Proteins encoded within one genomic window of Setaria italica strain Yugu1 chromosome IV, Setaria_italica_v2.0, whole genome shotgun sequence:
- the LOC101771339 gene encoding uncharacterized protein LOC101771339 isoform X3: MKLACQSHKRMRDLSSLWVPPIYQRLLSADKPERDMAERCLIKVSHVILPPQPLLSKAVALDLERKLLSHMMNMLDDASKKVQVVKSWGWIISFLGPDAVNNRPLLNKLLKVPEQMFIDLDTQVQIATMVSWRNLVDAFFPSQATESESHETVIAPLEPREHASAQVKRTRLIMVPLCRVLSRSRNIVLSSSCLSTWNYLLHRLGNLINCLPILEAAFAPILKIIFSVGINDQNKPLWSFCMNLFHDFSKSKSRHREDLCTPVNWNLVAQSCMHLKALLDFQHIKWLPWDIGCFHFQLDILGTILNPELFQDMIPEKMLIVMDSATEIFKFLLGGVQIELKEKCSYEQVRLCITDVCKFVKTKLFLDHVGKHSGNKCAMLLEFGLQFVEVIVGELDHSLLNSEKIEICLDIEHIKEIQYAECTRKFSFPGIRPLSYMEMVSPAVYMTALSLTMVAQYTGVLSHGDAEKLALILSSSDILKSFHVVVAFMYMQIMCPIFNRQRLKWLMVWNKFAKQLNDITISYLKASPGSSSYDVLHQFFCYPFFSFLYPGGLSIPWNAENSSCAPVMQDLEVELAIEVYRSLCTSSCNSKAAPKVFFEGFYDYLVNIIDEHTALFQANLEHCPEKFENTAILSALGEVVIGLLENDQILAYANQELNEANEDFTGSRHLNLFLSCLNLANRFMKFSRFGFKANPAGQHQVTSRFFSSLSNFVRHVVLKKDILLLFEIIGDQLTEWLSLSATLYCEMQQGKIIYQLEKLWLKILKCLNMSQLISDGPLSQKQQLLQVALSHPHDAISVATASACRAEANIKISLHSGCLVSKLDGLLMDRRKDHNSCSSSADKALAREEIDISSRLALATSKKVTKHTDRDAGSLKISAGLGRKRLKIMKYSTKPKELNKNAVRIGDLSARVDGVFSPRCMESKECRKPELILEMLKRKR, encoded by the exons ATGAAGCTTGCTTGTCAAAGTCACAAAAGAATGAGGGACCTATCAAGCTTATGGGTTCCACCAATATACCAAAGACTCTTAAGTGCTGATAAACCAGAAAGGGACATGGCAGAAAGATGCCTCATTAAAGTGTCGCACGTTATCCTACCACCTCAACCGCTTCTTTCCAAG GCTGTAGCTTTAGACCTTGAGCGAAAGCTACTCTCCCACATGATGAATATGCTTGATGATGCTTCGAAGAAAGTTCAAGTAGTGAAGTCATGGGGATGGATCATATCTTTTCTTGGTCCAGATGCAGTGAATAATAGACCTCTACTCAATAAACTCCTAAAGGTTCCAGAACAGATGTTCATTGATCTAGACACACAAGTTCAGATTGCTACAATG GTTTCCTGGAGAAATTTGGTAGATGCATTTTTTCCATCTCAGGCTACAGAGTCTGAGAGTCACGAAACTGTGATTGCCCCATTAGAACCCAGAGAACATGCAAGTGCTCAGGTGAAAAGGACAAGGTTAATTATGGTGCCTTTATGTCGAGTTCTTTCGAGAAGTCGTAATATTGTTCTGAGCTCTTCTTGTTTGAGTACATGGAATTACCTTCTACATAGACTTGGTAATTTGATCAATTGTTTACCCATACTGGAGGCTGCTTTTGCGCCAATACTCAAAATAATTTTCTCTGTTGGAATCAATGATCAGAACAAGCCGCTGTGGTCATTTTGCATGAACCTATTTCATGATTTTAGTAAATCAAAAAGTAGGCACAGAGAGGATTTGTGTACTCCAGTGAATTGGAATTTGGTTGCCCAATCTTGCATGCATCTCAAGGCCTTGCTGGATTTTCAGCATATCAAATGGTTACCATGGGACATTGGTTGCTTTCATTTCCAACTCGACATTCTTGGCACAATTCTGAATCCAGAACTGTTTCAGGATATGATTCCTGAAAAGATGCTGATTGTTATGGATTCTGCAACAGAGATATTCAAGTTTCTTCTAGGAGGAGTTCAAATTGAACTTAAAGAAAAGTGTTCTTATGAACAAGTTAGGCTTTGCATTACTGATGTTTGCAAGTTTGTAAAGACAAAGTTGTTTCTGGATCATGTAGGAAAGCATAGTGGTAACAAGTGTGCAATGTTACTGGAATTTGGTCTCCAGTTTGTGGAAGTTATTGTGGGGGAGTTGGATCATTCTCTTTTAAATTCTGAAAAGATTGAGATATGCTTGGACATCGAACACATAAAGGAGATCCAATATGCCGAATGCACTCGGAAGTTCTCTTTTCCAGGAATCAGACCACTTTCTTACATGGAGATGGTTTCTCCAGCAGTTTACATGACTGCACTATCTCTGACCATGGTAGCTCAGTATACTGGAGTGCTGTCGCATGGAGATGCTGAGAAGTTGGCTTTAATTCTCTCTTCATCAGATATCCTGAAGAGTTTTCATGTTGTTGTCGCTTTTATGTACATGCAGATCATGTGCCCGATATTTAATAGGCAAAGATTAAAATGGTTAATGGTGTGGAACAAATTTGCTAAACAATTGAATGACATAACTATCTCTTATTTGAAAGCTAGTCCTGGATCAAGTTCCTATGATGTGCTCCACCAGTTCTTCTGTTATCCattttttagttttttataCCCTGGGGGCTTATCCATTCCTTGGAATGCTGAAAATAGCTCATGTGCTCCTGTTATGCAAGACCTAGAGGTGGAATTAGCCATTGAAGTTTATAGATCCCTCTGTACAAGCTCCTGTAATTCAAAGGCTGCACCCAAGGTTTTCTTTGAGGGTTTTTATGACTATTTGGTTAACATTATTGATGAACACACGGCATTGTTCCAAGCCAACCTTGAGCATTGCCCAGAAAAGTTTGAAAATACTGCTATCCTTTCAGCTCTTGGTGAAGTAGTTATTGGACTATTAGAGAATGATCAAATTTTGGCATATGCTAACCAAGAATTGAATGAAGCAAATGAAGACTTTACTGGATCCAGGCATCTTAACCTTTTCTTGAGCTGCTTGAACCTCGCTAACAG GTTTATGAAGTTTTCAAGATTTGGTTTCAAAGCAAATCCAGCTGGACAGCACCAAGTTACAAGCAG GTTTTTTTCGTCTTTATCCAATTTTGTTAGGCATGTTGTATTAAAGAAAgatattcttcttcttttcgaG ATTATTGGAGATCAACTTACTGAGTGGCTCTCTTTATCTGCCACATTGTACTGCGAAATGCAACAAGGGAAAATCATTTACCAGCTTGAGAAACTTTGGCTCAAGATACTCAAGTGCCTGAACATGAGCCAGCTCATTAGTGATGGACCCTTGAGTCAGAAGCAGCAACTTCTTCAAGTGGCACTTAGTCACCCGCATGATGCCATTTCAGTTGCAACAGCATCAGCGTGCAGAGCAGAAGCAAATATCAAGATAAGCCTGCACTCTGGTTGCTTGGTTTCTAAGTTGGATGGATTGTTGATGGATAGAAGAAAGGATCATAATAGCTGCTCCAGCAGTGCTGACAAAGCCCTTGCACGTGAAGAAATTGACATTTCAAGCAGGCTTGCATTGGCAACGTCGAAGAAAGTAACCAAGCACACAGATAGGGATGCTGGATCTCTGAAGATCTCTGCGGGTCTGGGGCGGAAAAGGCTGAAGATCATGAAGTATTCAACCAAGCCAAAGGAACTCAACAAAAATGCAGTTCGTATCGGCGACCTTAGCGCTAGGGTAGATGGTGTCTTCTCACCGCGTTGCATGGAAAGTAAAGAATGTAGGAAACCAGAACTAATACTGGAAATGCTCAAGAGAAAGAGATAG
- the LOC101771339 gene encoding uncharacterized protein LOC101771339 isoform X1, producing the protein MEFLLSFPRRLITDFPPTVAPLLSARPNPPFTLRAKKPNPRPPRPWRRRRWRVRWRRSPRSPTAPRRTRVSSTCSAAAPTTPPPPRTSPPSCPHPSSRSYSATRPTLTRPSRPPRSSASDSRSTTPPSSLPSQMSQAVLDTLVQLIMNTRMKSVCNLGIWCISVQQLEPLIIDDRADLIVAAIVYALDNPFGSLSTTFEAAQAIMKLACQSHKRMRDLSSLWVPPIYQRLLSADKPERDMAERCLIKVSHVILPPQPLLSKAVALDLERKLLSHMMNMLDDASKKVQVVKSWGWIISFLGPDAVNNRPLLNKLLKVPEQMFIDLDTQVQIATMVSWRNLVDAFFPSQATESESHETVIAPLEPREHASAQVKRTRLIMVPLCRVLSRSRNIVLSSSCLSTWNYLLHRLGNLINCLPILEAAFAPILKIIFSVGINDQNKPLWSFCMNLFHDFSKSKSRHREDLCTPVNWNLVAQSCMHLKALLDFQHIKWLPWDIGCFHFQLDILGTILNPELFQDMIPEKMLIVMDSATEIFKFLLGGVQIELKEKCSYEQVRLCITDVCKFVKTKLFLDHVGKHSGNKCAMLLEFGLQFVEVIVGELDHSLLNSEKIEICLDIEHIKEIQYAECTRKFSFPGIRPLSYMEMVSPAVYMTALSLTMVAQYTGVLSHGDAEKLALILSSSDILKSFHVVVAFMYMQIMCPIFNRQRLKWLMVWNKFAKQLNDITISYLKASPGSSSYDVLHQFFCYPFFSFLYPGGLSIPWNAENSSCAPVMQDLEVELAIEVYRSLCTSSCNSKAAPKVFFEGFYDYLVNIIDEHTALFQANLEHCPEKFENTAILSALGEVVIGLLENDQILAYANQELNEANEDFTGSRHLNLFLSCLNLANRFMKFSRFGFKANPAGQHQVTSRFFSSLSNFVRHVVLKKDILLLFEIIGDQLTEWLSLSATLYCEMQQGKIIYQLEKLWLKILKCLNMSQLISDGPLSQKQQLLQVALSHPHDAISVATASACRAEANIKISLHSGCLVSKLDGLLMDRRKDHNSCSSSADKALAREEIDISSRLALATSKKVTKHTDRDAGSLKISAGLGRKRLKIMKYSTKPKELNKNAVRIGDLSARVDGVFSPRCMESKECRKPELILEMLKRKR; encoded by the exons ATGGAGTTCCTCCTCTCATTTCCGCGTCGCCTCATTACTGACTTCCCCCCAACTGTCGCGCCACTCCTCTCCGCGCGCCCAAATCCGCCGTTCACCCTTCGCGCCAAAAAACCAAACCCTAGGCCtccgcggccatggcgccgccgtcggtggCGCGTGAGGTGGCGGAGATCGCCGCGGAGCCCGACCGCGCCGCGGCGTACGCGTGTCTCCTCCACCTGCAGCGCGGCAGCGCCGAcgacccctccgccgccgcggacctcgccgccgagctGCCCTCACCCCTCCTCCCGCTCCTACTCCGCGACGCGGCCGACCCTGACGAGGCCGTCGCGGCCTCCGCGCTCAAGTGCCTCGGATTCGCGCTCTACCACCCCGCCCTCGTCTCTACCGTCTCAG ATGTCCCAGGCTGTATTGGATACGTTGGTGCAGCTAATCATGAATACTCGGATGAAG TCTGTTTGTAATTTGGGAATCTGGTGCATCTCTGTTCAGCAGTTGGAGCCATTGATTATAGATGATAGAGCAGACCTAATAGTTGCTGCTATTGTTTATGCACTCGACAATCCATTTGGTTCCTTGTCAACGACATTTGAGGCAGCTCAG GCTATCATGAAGCTTGCTTGTCAAAGTCACAAAAGAATGAGGGACCTATCAAGCTTATGGGTTCCACCAATATACCAAAGACTCTTAAGTGCTGATAAACCAGAAAGGGACATGGCAGAAAGATGCCTCATTAAAGTGTCGCACGTTATCCTACCACCTCAACCGCTTCTTTCCAAG GCTGTAGCTTTAGACCTTGAGCGAAAGCTACTCTCCCACATGATGAATATGCTTGATGATGCTTCGAAGAAAGTTCAAGTAGTGAAGTCATGGGGATGGATCATATCTTTTCTTGGTCCAGATGCAGTGAATAATAGACCTCTACTCAATAAACTCCTAAAGGTTCCAGAACAGATGTTCATTGATCTAGACACACAAGTTCAGATTGCTACAATG GTTTCCTGGAGAAATTTGGTAGATGCATTTTTTCCATCTCAGGCTACAGAGTCTGAGAGTCACGAAACTGTGATTGCCCCATTAGAACCCAGAGAACATGCAAGTGCTCAGGTGAAAAGGACAAGGTTAATTATGGTGCCTTTATGTCGAGTTCTTTCGAGAAGTCGTAATATTGTTCTGAGCTCTTCTTGTTTGAGTACATGGAATTACCTTCTACATAGACTTGGTAATTTGATCAATTGTTTACCCATACTGGAGGCTGCTTTTGCGCCAATACTCAAAATAATTTTCTCTGTTGGAATCAATGATCAGAACAAGCCGCTGTGGTCATTTTGCATGAACCTATTTCATGATTTTAGTAAATCAAAAAGTAGGCACAGAGAGGATTTGTGTACTCCAGTGAATTGGAATTTGGTTGCCCAATCTTGCATGCATCTCAAGGCCTTGCTGGATTTTCAGCATATCAAATGGTTACCATGGGACATTGGTTGCTTTCATTTCCAACTCGACATTCTTGGCACAATTCTGAATCCAGAACTGTTTCAGGATATGATTCCTGAAAAGATGCTGATTGTTATGGATTCTGCAACAGAGATATTCAAGTTTCTTCTAGGAGGAGTTCAAATTGAACTTAAAGAAAAGTGTTCTTATGAACAAGTTAGGCTTTGCATTACTGATGTTTGCAAGTTTGTAAAGACAAAGTTGTTTCTGGATCATGTAGGAAAGCATAGTGGTAACAAGTGTGCAATGTTACTGGAATTTGGTCTCCAGTTTGTGGAAGTTATTGTGGGGGAGTTGGATCATTCTCTTTTAAATTCTGAAAAGATTGAGATATGCTTGGACATCGAACACATAAAGGAGATCCAATATGCCGAATGCACTCGGAAGTTCTCTTTTCCAGGAATCAGACCACTTTCTTACATGGAGATGGTTTCTCCAGCAGTTTACATGACTGCACTATCTCTGACCATGGTAGCTCAGTATACTGGAGTGCTGTCGCATGGAGATGCTGAGAAGTTGGCTTTAATTCTCTCTTCATCAGATATCCTGAAGAGTTTTCATGTTGTTGTCGCTTTTATGTACATGCAGATCATGTGCCCGATATTTAATAGGCAAAGATTAAAATGGTTAATGGTGTGGAACAAATTTGCTAAACAATTGAATGACATAACTATCTCTTATTTGAAAGCTAGTCCTGGATCAAGTTCCTATGATGTGCTCCACCAGTTCTTCTGTTATCCattttttagttttttataCCCTGGGGGCTTATCCATTCCTTGGAATGCTGAAAATAGCTCATGTGCTCCTGTTATGCAAGACCTAGAGGTGGAATTAGCCATTGAAGTTTATAGATCCCTCTGTACAAGCTCCTGTAATTCAAAGGCTGCACCCAAGGTTTTCTTTGAGGGTTTTTATGACTATTTGGTTAACATTATTGATGAACACACGGCATTGTTCCAAGCCAACCTTGAGCATTGCCCAGAAAAGTTTGAAAATACTGCTATCCTTTCAGCTCTTGGTGAAGTAGTTATTGGACTATTAGAGAATGATCAAATTTTGGCATATGCTAACCAAGAATTGAATGAAGCAAATGAAGACTTTACTGGATCCAGGCATCTTAACCTTTTCTTGAGCTGCTTGAACCTCGCTAACAG GTTTATGAAGTTTTCAAGATTTGGTTTCAAAGCAAATCCAGCTGGACAGCACCAAGTTACAAGCAG GTTTTTTTCGTCTTTATCCAATTTTGTTAGGCATGTTGTATTAAAGAAAgatattcttcttcttttcgaG ATTATTGGAGATCAACTTACTGAGTGGCTCTCTTTATCTGCCACATTGTACTGCGAAATGCAACAAGGGAAAATCATTTACCAGCTTGAGAAACTTTGGCTCAAGATACTCAAGTGCCTGAACATGAGCCAGCTCATTAGTGATGGACCCTTGAGTCAGAAGCAGCAACTTCTTCAAGTGGCACTTAGTCACCCGCATGATGCCATTTCAGTTGCAACAGCATCAGCGTGCAGAGCAGAAGCAAATATCAAGATAAGCCTGCACTCTGGTTGCTTGGTTTCTAAGTTGGATGGATTGTTGATGGATAGAAGAAAGGATCATAATAGCTGCTCCAGCAGTGCTGACAAAGCCCTTGCACGTGAAGAAATTGACATTTCAAGCAGGCTTGCATTGGCAACGTCGAAGAAAGTAACCAAGCACACAGATAGGGATGCTGGATCTCTGAAGATCTCTGCGGGTCTGGGGCGGAAAAGGCTGAAGATCATGAAGTATTCAACCAAGCCAAAGGAACTCAACAAAAATGCAGTTCGTATCGGCGACCTTAGCGCTAGGGTAGATGGTGTCTTCTCACCGCGTTGCATGGAAAGTAAAGAATGTAGGAAACCAGAACTAATACTGGAAATGCTCAAGAGAAAGAGATAG
- the LOC101771339 gene encoding uncharacterized protein LOC101771339 isoform X2 — protein sequence MAPPSVAREVAEIAAEPDRAAAYACLLHLQRGSADDPSAAADLAAELPSPLLPLLLRDAADPDEAVAASALKCLGFALYHPALVSTVSAQMSQAVLDTLVQLIMNTRMKSVCNLGIWCISVQQLEPLIIDDRADLIVAAIVYALDNPFGSLSTTFEAAQAIMKLACQSHKRMRDLSSLWVPPIYQRLLSADKPERDMAERCLIKVSHVILPPQPLLSKAVALDLERKLLSHMMNMLDDASKKVQVVKSWGWIISFLGPDAVNNRPLLNKLLKVPEQMFIDLDTQVQIATMVSWRNLVDAFFPSQATESESHETVIAPLEPREHASAQVKRTRLIMVPLCRVLSRSRNIVLSSSCLSTWNYLLHRLGNLINCLPILEAAFAPILKIIFSVGINDQNKPLWSFCMNLFHDFSKSKSRHREDLCTPVNWNLVAQSCMHLKALLDFQHIKWLPWDIGCFHFQLDILGTILNPELFQDMIPEKMLIVMDSATEIFKFLLGGVQIELKEKCSYEQVRLCITDVCKFVKTKLFLDHVGKHSGNKCAMLLEFGLQFVEVIVGELDHSLLNSEKIEICLDIEHIKEIQYAECTRKFSFPGIRPLSYMEMVSPAVYMTALSLTMVAQYTGVLSHGDAEKLALILSSSDILKSFHVVVAFMYMQIMCPIFNRQRLKWLMVWNKFAKQLNDITISYLKASPGSSSYDVLHQFFCYPFFSFLYPGGLSIPWNAENSSCAPVMQDLEVELAIEVYRSLCTSSCNSKAAPKVFFEGFYDYLVNIIDEHTALFQANLEHCPEKFENTAILSALGEVVIGLLENDQILAYANQELNEANEDFTGSRHLNLFLSCLNLANRFMKFSRFGFKANPAGQHQVTSRFFSSLSNFVRHVVLKKDILLLFEIIGDQLTEWLSLSATLYCEMQQGKIIYQLEKLWLKILKCLNMSQLISDGPLSQKQQLLQVALSHPHDAISVATASACRAEANIKISLHSGCLVSKLDGLLMDRRKDHNSCSSSADKALAREEIDISSRLALATSKKVTKHTDRDAGSLKISAGLGRKRLKIMKYSTKPKELNKNAVRIGDLSARVDGVFSPRCMESKECRKPELILEMLKRKR from the exons atggcgccgccgtcggtggCGCGTGAGGTGGCGGAGATCGCCGCGGAGCCCGACCGCGCCGCGGCGTACGCGTGTCTCCTCCACCTGCAGCGCGGCAGCGCCGAcgacccctccgccgccgcggacctcgccgccgagctGCCCTCACCCCTCCTCCCGCTCCTACTCCGCGACGCGGCCGACCCTGACGAGGCCGTCGCGGCCTCCGCGCTCAAGTGCCTCGGATTCGCGCTCTACCACCCCGCCCTCGTCTCTACCGTCTCAG CGCAGATGTCCCAGGCTGTATTGGATACGTTGGTGCAGCTAATCATGAATACTCGGATGAAG TCTGTTTGTAATTTGGGAATCTGGTGCATCTCTGTTCAGCAGTTGGAGCCATTGATTATAGATGATAGAGCAGACCTAATAGTTGCTGCTATTGTTTATGCACTCGACAATCCATTTGGTTCCTTGTCAACGACATTTGAGGCAGCTCAG GCTATCATGAAGCTTGCTTGTCAAAGTCACAAAAGAATGAGGGACCTATCAAGCTTATGGGTTCCACCAATATACCAAAGACTCTTAAGTGCTGATAAACCAGAAAGGGACATGGCAGAAAGATGCCTCATTAAAGTGTCGCACGTTATCCTACCACCTCAACCGCTTCTTTCCAAG GCTGTAGCTTTAGACCTTGAGCGAAAGCTACTCTCCCACATGATGAATATGCTTGATGATGCTTCGAAGAAAGTTCAAGTAGTGAAGTCATGGGGATGGATCATATCTTTTCTTGGTCCAGATGCAGTGAATAATAGACCTCTACTCAATAAACTCCTAAAGGTTCCAGAACAGATGTTCATTGATCTAGACACACAAGTTCAGATTGCTACAATG GTTTCCTGGAGAAATTTGGTAGATGCATTTTTTCCATCTCAGGCTACAGAGTCTGAGAGTCACGAAACTGTGATTGCCCCATTAGAACCCAGAGAACATGCAAGTGCTCAGGTGAAAAGGACAAGGTTAATTATGGTGCCTTTATGTCGAGTTCTTTCGAGAAGTCGTAATATTGTTCTGAGCTCTTCTTGTTTGAGTACATGGAATTACCTTCTACATAGACTTGGTAATTTGATCAATTGTTTACCCATACTGGAGGCTGCTTTTGCGCCAATACTCAAAATAATTTTCTCTGTTGGAATCAATGATCAGAACAAGCCGCTGTGGTCATTTTGCATGAACCTATTTCATGATTTTAGTAAATCAAAAAGTAGGCACAGAGAGGATTTGTGTACTCCAGTGAATTGGAATTTGGTTGCCCAATCTTGCATGCATCTCAAGGCCTTGCTGGATTTTCAGCATATCAAATGGTTACCATGGGACATTGGTTGCTTTCATTTCCAACTCGACATTCTTGGCACAATTCTGAATCCAGAACTGTTTCAGGATATGATTCCTGAAAAGATGCTGATTGTTATGGATTCTGCAACAGAGATATTCAAGTTTCTTCTAGGAGGAGTTCAAATTGAACTTAAAGAAAAGTGTTCTTATGAACAAGTTAGGCTTTGCATTACTGATGTTTGCAAGTTTGTAAAGACAAAGTTGTTTCTGGATCATGTAGGAAAGCATAGTGGTAACAAGTGTGCAATGTTACTGGAATTTGGTCTCCAGTTTGTGGAAGTTATTGTGGGGGAGTTGGATCATTCTCTTTTAAATTCTGAAAAGATTGAGATATGCTTGGACATCGAACACATAAAGGAGATCCAATATGCCGAATGCACTCGGAAGTTCTCTTTTCCAGGAATCAGACCACTTTCTTACATGGAGATGGTTTCTCCAGCAGTTTACATGACTGCACTATCTCTGACCATGGTAGCTCAGTATACTGGAGTGCTGTCGCATGGAGATGCTGAGAAGTTGGCTTTAATTCTCTCTTCATCAGATATCCTGAAGAGTTTTCATGTTGTTGTCGCTTTTATGTACATGCAGATCATGTGCCCGATATTTAATAGGCAAAGATTAAAATGGTTAATGGTGTGGAACAAATTTGCTAAACAATTGAATGACATAACTATCTCTTATTTGAAAGCTAGTCCTGGATCAAGTTCCTATGATGTGCTCCACCAGTTCTTCTGTTATCCattttttagttttttataCCCTGGGGGCTTATCCATTCCTTGGAATGCTGAAAATAGCTCATGTGCTCCTGTTATGCAAGACCTAGAGGTGGAATTAGCCATTGAAGTTTATAGATCCCTCTGTACAAGCTCCTGTAATTCAAAGGCTGCACCCAAGGTTTTCTTTGAGGGTTTTTATGACTATTTGGTTAACATTATTGATGAACACACGGCATTGTTCCAAGCCAACCTTGAGCATTGCCCAGAAAAGTTTGAAAATACTGCTATCCTTTCAGCTCTTGGTGAAGTAGTTATTGGACTATTAGAGAATGATCAAATTTTGGCATATGCTAACCAAGAATTGAATGAAGCAAATGAAGACTTTACTGGATCCAGGCATCTTAACCTTTTCTTGAGCTGCTTGAACCTCGCTAACAG GTTTATGAAGTTTTCAAGATTTGGTTTCAAAGCAAATCCAGCTGGACAGCACCAAGTTACAAGCAG GTTTTTTTCGTCTTTATCCAATTTTGTTAGGCATGTTGTATTAAAGAAAgatattcttcttcttttcgaG ATTATTGGAGATCAACTTACTGAGTGGCTCTCTTTATCTGCCACATTGTACTGCGAAATGCAACAAGGGAAAATCATTTACCAGCTTGAGAAACTTTGGCTCAAGATACTCAAGTGCCTGAACATGAGCCAGCTCATTAGTGATGGACCCTTGAGTCAGAAGCAGCAACTTCTTCAAGTGGCACTTAGTCACCCGCATGATGCCATTTCAGTTGCAACAGCATCAGCGTGCAGAGCAGAAGCAAATATCAAGATAAGCCTGCACTCTGGTTGCTTGGTTTCTAAGTTGGATGGATTGTTGATGGATAGAAGAAAGGATCATAATAGCTGCTCCAGCAGTGCTGACAAAGCCCTTGCACGTGAAGAAATTGACATTTCAAGCAGGCTTGCATTGGCAACGTCGAAGAAAGTAACCAAGCACACAGATAGGGATGCTGGATCTCTGAAGATCTCTGCGGGTCTGGGGCGGAAAAGGCTGAAGATCATGAAGTATTCAACCAAGCCAAAGGAACTCAACAAAAATGCAGTTCGTATCGGCGACCTTAGCGCTAGGGTAGATGGTGTCTTCTCACCGCGTTGCATGGAAAGTAAAGAATGTAGGAAACCAGAACTAATACTGGAAATGCTCAAGAGAAAGAGATAG